The following are encoded together in the Nitrospira sp. genome:
- a CDS encoding O-antigen ligase family protein has translation MTSTTDEDELSFSDNQTWSGLVLGLWLTGVFAGSLFGRMEGRKGHVYEIIMLMSLVWPAGYFLLSRCRFIPSGFSAGTIAGLAVFGIFCGFSALVSQAPLESTQYTALTILTIIVVLQFTTNLDAAQYEIGMKTYAVIMAALVSGFALYDYVPGRRLGGGSEILNPASFALVTMSVFITAMAIRRAVVRIPILVTMGTVIYLTGARASALAAMVGLAITLFSRRRTAGTSGYLLLAVCIIVGAALAAYYSEAVVRGITDFFAIQDRHRGLESGGSGRLETWKTTWNLFLSHPILGVGFRTHEVVLKVASSAHNGYLALLAEIGVIGFVAVLFVTLTGLYKTWRRNQDPSQTFSSSVLLGLACGYCVLAIFERYFINAGNPTSLLFLLSILGPVLSQGELEAAESGLAHGDGETEEFEPGSLDDDAFEARAGA, from the coding sequence GTGACATCGACGACTGACGAGGATGAGCTCTCGTTTTCAGACAACCAAACCTGGAGCGGCCTCGTCTTGGGCCTGTGGCTGACGGGCGTGTTTGCCGGGTCACTGTTTGGGAGGATGGAGGGTCGAAAAGGGCACGTGTATGAGATCATCATGCTCATGTCGCTCGTATGGCCGGCCGGATATTTTCTGCTGAGCCGTTGTCGTTTCATCCCGAGCGGTTTCAGTGCTGGAACGATCGCGGGGTTGGCGGTGTTTGGAATCTTCTGTGGATTCAGTGCGCTGGTCAGCCAGGCGCCGCTCGAATCGACTCAGTACACCGCGTTGACGATTCTGACGATTATCGTTGTGCTCCAGTTCACTACTAACTTGGACGCGGCCCAGTATGAGATCGGGATGAAGACGTATGCCGTGATCATGGCGGCACTCGTCTCCGGGTTTGCCCTCTACGACTATGTGCCTGGTCGTCGGCTTGGGGGTGGGAGTGAGATCTTGAATCCAGCCAGTTTCGCGTTGGTCACCATGTCCGTTTTTATCACAGCCATGGCGATCAGAAGAGCCGTCGTACGGATTCCGATTCTTGTCACCATGGGGACTGTGATCTACCTGACCGGTGCGCGAGCCTCGGCTCTCGCGGCGATGGTTGGGCTTGCGATCACCCTCTTTTCACGCCGACGGACCGCGGGAACCAGTGGGTATCTCTTGCTTGCCGTCTGCATCATCGTCGGCGCCGCGCTAGCGGCATACTACAGCGAGGCCGTCGTTCGTGGGATCACCGACTTTTTCGCCATTCAGGACCGTCATCGCGGCTTGGAATCAGGCGGATCCGGGCGACTGGAAACCTGGAAAACGACATGGAATCTGTTTCTCAGCCATCCGATTCTTGGTGTTGGGTTTCGGACGCACGAAGTCGTTCTCAAGGTCGCCTCGTCGGCCCATAACGGCTACTTGGCGTTATTAGCAGAGATTGGGGTGATCGGGTTTGTGGCGGTGCTTTTTGTCACGCTTACGGGGTTGTATAAAACGTGGCGCCGGAATCAAGATCCCTCTCAAACGTTCAGTTCCAGCGTGCTCTTGGGATTAGCGTGCGGATATTGTGTCCTCGCGATTTTTGAGCGGTACTTCATCAATGCAGGCAATCCGACCTCGCTCCTGTTTCTGTTGAGCATTCTTGGCCCGGTCCTCTCCCAGGGCGAATTGGAAGCTGCGGAGAGTGGTCTCGCGCATGGCGATGGCGAGACCGAGGAGTTCGAGCCAGGTTCCCTCGACGATGACGCTTTTGAAGCCCGGGCAGGAGCATAG
- a CDS encoding glycosyltransferase family 4 protein encodes MKHTAPDNIPLVVLQQVCIPHYRQRLLEKLGTDPRFRVLVLADPAADVPFLPLSGAPNQCQFEPATQHVVRLPFGRSLSWQPAAVRAVIRERPDVVIAQGSPYELTAWVLAIVGRICGIPVLLWTHGLQGDESGIKWIVRAWLFRLCRGLLLYGDHAKYLLMRKGFAAGRLHVIYNSLDDGEQAAVSEQIAPEDCEAFRRSLGIGAQERVICFTGRLQPVKRLPWLLRALHLVVQQGRNVHLVLVGDGSERPMLESLVEELRLTKLVHFLGASYDESRLGLVLSTSDLAVVPSGAGLSVMHALGYGTPVLIHDKVEEHFPEWEAVKEGETGWFYRYDDLSDCAEKIIDALFPIPRKPTMVEACRSVINSRYNTTTHAQLFISAIAKHCTLATPVARDRRQVDELIPYRSFEHSVKERR; translated from the coding sequence ATGAAACACACGGCACCCGACAACATTCCTCTCGTTGTGCTGCAGCAGGTCTGTATTCCGCATTATCGCCAACGTTTGTTGGAAAAGCTGGGAACGGATCCGCGATTTCGCGTCCTTGTACTCGCAGATCCGGCAGCCGATGTTCCATTTCTTCCTCTGTCGGGCGCTCCCAACCAATGTCAATTCGAACCGGCCACGCAGCACGTCGTCAGACTGCCCTTTGGGCGTTCGCTGTCTTGGCAACCAGCTGCCGTGAGGGCGGTTATTCGAGAACGCCCTGATGTCGTGATCGCACAGGGGAGTCCCTATGAGTTGACAGCCTGGGTTTTGGCCATCGTTGGGCGCATCTGCGGGATACCAGTTCTGCTGTGGACTCATGGACTGCAGGGTGACGAGTCCGGAATCAAGTGGATAGTTCGCGCCTGGTTGTTTCGACTGTGCCGGGGATTGCTGCTCTATGGTGATCATGCAAAATACCTGTTGATGAGGAAGGGTTTTGCTGCAGGACGGCTGCATGTCATTTATAACTCCCTCGATGACGGTGAACAGGCTGCGGTGTCTGAGCAGATTGCGCCGGAAGATTGTGAGGCATTCCGCCGCTCGCTCGGCATCGGTGCACAGGAACGGGTGATCTGTTTCACGGGTCGTCTCCAGCCGGTGAAGCGCTTGCCATGGCTCCTGCGTGCATTACATCTTGTGGTGCAACAAGGCAGGAATGTCCATCTTGTCTTGGTCGGTGACGGAAGCGAACGACCGATGTTGGAATCGCTGGTGGAAGAATTAAGACTTACCAAGTTGGTGCATTTTCTCGGGGCTTCCTACGACGAATCCCGACTTGGTCTTGTGCTCTCCACCAGCGACCTGGCCGTCGTTCCATCCGGGGCCGGTCTTTCCGTCATGCATGCCCTCGGATACGGTACCCCGGTCCTCATCCATGACAAGGTTGAGGAACATTTCCCAGAGTGGGAAGCGGTCAAGGAAGGGGAGACGGGATGGTTCTATCGATACGATGACTTGTCGGACTGCGCCGAAAAGATCATCGACGCTCTCTTCCCCATCCCGCGAAAGCCCACGATGGTAGAGGCGTGCCGATCGGTGATCAACAGCCGATACAATACGACCACTCATGCCCAGCTGTTCATTAGCGCCATCGCGAAGCACTGTACGCTGGCGACACCTGTCGCAAGAGATCGGCGGCAGGTGGATGAGCTGATTCCGTACAGATCGTTCGAGCACTCGGTCAAGGAGCGGCGATGA